In Primulina eburnea isolate SZY01 chromosome 3, ASM2296580v1, whole genome shotgun sequence, one DNA window encodes the following:
- the LOC140827198 gene encoding subtilisin-like protease SBT3 yields MDLLRSVFLILLFSWCLLFRHVCQSSGQRSTYIVHMDKTSMPKAFSSHHYWYSSILESVKSLNGNGLGPKHVYTYDNAFHGFSAVVSKDELEALKKSPGFLSAYEDGIVTPDTTHTYKFLSLNTVSGLWPASEYGKDAIIGVVDSGVWPESPSFKDDGMTEIPAKWKGKCQEGEEFNSSLCNKKLIGAQYFNAGVRAANPGVTITMDSARDDDGHGTHVGSTAAGNFVDGVSFFGYAPGTARGVAPRARLAAYKVLWNEGSLESDALAGIDQAVADGVDVLSISLSYRNTDLYENPIAIAGFGAREKGILVSVSAGNRGPSTATLLEGIPWAFVSASGTVDRWFAGTLTLGNGKRITGWTTFPLRAVVRNLPLVYNSTLSACNSTELFAEAPNDSIIVCNQTDETTDFFFLTRYLTQSNVRAAIIISEDTSILRSISFPHPGVVITPKEAQDVIKYAKNNDTARATIDFQQTLIGTEPRAAPALSASSSRGPARSYPGILKPDITAPGVLILAATNPDVIGPQVGNSVFLSTDYTLMSGTSMACPHISGIAALLIAAHPEWSPAAVQSAMMTTANPFDNTGEPIKDMGFDYRVATPLGIGAGQVDPNRSLDPGLVYDATPQDYVDLVCSMNFTLEQTKTIIRSSYNCSNPSSDLNYPSFMALYEVQDKTTRLTRKFKRTVTNVGTGAATYIYKLEIPQGSTITVSPETLVFRKKNEKQSYTLTIRYRSSSDSKVTYGSITWVEVNGKRTVRSPIVVSPGVNND; encoded by the coding sequence atggaCCTGCTTCGATCAGTTTTTCTGATTTTGTTGTTCTCTTGGTGTCTTTTGTTTCGTCATGTTTGTCAATCTTCGGGGCAAAGATCTACGTATATTGTCCATATGGACAAGACCTCCATGCCTAAGGCATTTTCCAGTCACCATTATTGGTACTCTTCCATACTTGAATCGGTTAAATCATTAAACGGAAACGGACTGGGGCCGAAGCATGTGTATACATACGACAATGCGTTCCATGGATTCAGTGCAGTGGTGTCGAAAGATGAATTGGAAGCTTTGAAGAAGTCACCTGGATTCCTTTCAGCTTATGAAGATGGTATTGTCACGCCAGACACTACGCATACTTATAAGTTCCTGTCTCTCAACACAGTTTCGGGGCTGTGGCCCGCGTCTGAGTATGGGAAGGATGCTATCATTGGTGTCGTTGACAGTGGCGTTTGGCCTGAAAGCCCGAGTTTTAAAGATGATGGGATGACTGAGATTCCAGCAAAATGGAAGGGAAAATGTCAAGAAGGGGAAGAATTCAATTCATCGTTGTGCAACAAGAAACTCATCGGAGCACAATATTTCAATGCCGGAGTTCGAGCTGCAAATCCGGGGGTCACTATTACTATGGATTCTGCAAGGGACGACGATGGTCACGGCACGCATGTTGGATCTACTGCGGCAGGTAATTTTGTGGATGGTGTCTCGTTCTTTGGTTATGCTCCAGGGACAGCGAGAGGGGTTGCCCCAAGAGCCAGGTTGGCGGCTTATAAGGTCCTTTGGAATGAGGGAAGTTTGGAATCTGATGCTCTTGCTGGGATTGATCAGGCTGTGGCTGATGGGGTCGATGTGCTGTCGATTTCTTTGAGTTATCGAAATACTGATTTGTACGAGAACCCGATTGCCATTGCTGGCTTTGGGGCTCGAGAGAAGGGAATTCTTGTGTCTGTCTCAGCTGGAAACCGAGGCCCGAGTACAGCAACTTTGCTTGAGGGGATTCCATGGGCTTTTGTGTCGGCATCAGGAACTGTGGATCGGTGGTTTGCCGGAACCTTAACTCTTGGAAACGGGAAAAGGATCACGGGATGGACTACGTTCCCTCTGCGAGCTGTGGTTAGAAACTTGCCTCTAGTTTACAATTCGACCTTATCCGCCTGCAACTCTACCGAATTGTTTGCTGAAGCTCCCAACGATAGCATAATTGTATGCAATCAAACCGATGAAACCACGGATTTCTTTTTCTTAACGAGGTATCTGACCCAGTCTAATGTCCGAGCAGCAATCATCATATCTGAAGATACCAGCATACTCCGATCCATTTCTTTTCCTCATCCAGGAGTGGTGATCACCCCGAAAGAAGCACAAGATGTGATCAAATATGCAAAAAACAACGATACAGCGAGAGCAACCATTGATTTCCAACAAACACTTATCGGGACAGAGCCGAGAGCTGCTCCGGCACTGTCAGCGTCTTCGTCGAGAGGCCCTGCACGAAGCTATCCCGGAATCTTGAAACCTGACATAACTGCACCTGGAGTGTTGATTTTAGCAGCAACTAATCCCGATGTTATCGGGCCACAAGTCGGGAACAGTGTCTTCTTGTCCACAGACTACACTCTCATGTCCGGAACTTCGATGGCATGTCCTCACATTTCCGGAATAGCTGCGCTTCTAATTGCTGCACACCCAGAGTGGAGCCCTGCCGCGGTTCAGTCCGCCATGATGACCACTGCCAATCCGTTTGATAATACTGGAGAACCAATTAAGGACATGGGCTTTGATTATCGAGTCGCAACGCCTCTTGGCATAGGAGCAGGGCAAGTTGATCCAAACCGATCACTTGATCCAGGTCTTGTTTACGATGCCACCCCCCAAGACTACGTCGATCTTGTCTGCTCAATGAATTTCACTCTAGAACAAACTAAAACCATCATAAGATCAAGCTACAACTGTTCGAATCCGTCATCTGATCTGAATTACCCGTCTTTCATGGCTCTATACGAGGTGCAAGATAAAACAACCAGATTAACCCGGAAATTCAAGAGAACTGTGACAAATGTCGGGACCGGTGCAGCCACATACATCTATAAGTTGGAAATACCACAGGGTTCTACGATCACGGTTTCGCCGGAGACTCTTGTGTTTCGGAAGAAAAACGAGAAGCAGAGCTATACTCTAACGATTCGTTACCGGAGTAGTAGTGATTCTAAGGTCACGTATGGCTCAATCACTTGGGTTGAAGTGAATGGCAAACGTACGGTGAGAAGTCCCATTGTGGTGTCTCCAGGGGTGAACAATGACTAG